In a genomic window of Methanoregula sp. UBA64:
- a CDS encoding type IV pilin — translation MIKRSEHAVSPVVGVMLMLVVVIIIAAIVSAFAGGLVGGAKKTSQATLTGKFSMGNGFEITHAGGDPLALQNTRFVIRDGPTFGTGLEQKTAEVLNKSIMLNTRTENFASNETAFLPGDTLWISGANTTCSMLQPVVNTYGDSTLCLNNANNIGKTFFLEVSDTGGNLISKTEVTITA, via the coding sequence ATGATTAAAAGATCCGAACATGCAGTATCACCAGTTGTCGGTGTAATGCTGATGCTGGTTGTCGTAATCATCATCGCTGCAATTGTCAGCGCATTTGCCGGCGGGCTTGTCGGAGGTGCAAAGAAAACATCTCAGGCTACCCTCACCGGGAAGTTCAGTATGGGGAACGGATTTGAGATCACGCACGCAGGAGGAGATCCCCTTGCTCTCCAGAATACCAGATTCGTAATCCGGGATGGCCCCACATTTGGTACGGGTCTTGAACAGAAGACGGCAGAGGTTCTGAATAAATCCATAATGCTCAACACGCGGACGGAGAACTTCGCCAGCAACGAGACTGCCTTTCTCCCAGGAGATACGCTGTGGATATCTGGTGCAAACACCACCTGCAGCATGCTCCAGCCGGTAGTCAATACCTATGGGGATTCAACACTTTGCCTGAACAACGCCAACAATATCGGCAAGACCTTCTTCCTTGAGGTAAGTGACACTGGGGGCAACCTCATCTCAAAGACAGAAGTGACGATCACAGCATAA
- a CDS encoding type IV pilin N-terminal domain-containing protein translates to MHYLKRVSRKNGESGVSPVVGVMLMLIVTIIIAAVVSAFAGGLVGGNNQKTPTVTMEVNLVNSSAGMNFSATVLSVSEPIPTKNLQLTTNWVNGKSSYGGGSSTTKIPYGYGPGVSGTPSLNSPNANQTFGNYTLTQGTGLVVSDSDIATLFGSNCHNLNVGDTVTLRMIYTPTGKTVWQQNVVVTGSN, encoded by the coding sequence ATGCATTATCTGAAGAGAGTATCGAGAAAAAATGGCGAAAGTGGGGTTTCGCCAGTAGTTGGCGTGATGCTGATGCTGATAGTAACTATCATCATTGCAGCAGTAGTAAGCGCTTTTGCCGGGGGTCTTGTTGGAGGGAATAACCAGAAGACACCCACTGTCACGATGGAAGTAAATCTTGTGAACAGTTCGGCGGGGATGAATTTTTCAGCCACCGTTTTGAGTGTCAGCGAACCAATTCCCACGAAGAATCTGCAGCTGACAACAAACTGGGTAAATGGGAAATCATCATACGGGGGCGGGAGCTCAACCACTAAGATTCCCTATGGATACGGTCCCGGGGTGTCTGGAACCCCCAGCCTGAACTCTCCCAATGCAAACCAGACTTTTGGAAATTATACCCTGACTCAGGGAACAGGACTTGTAGTATCTGACAGTGATATTGCCACTCTGTTTGGATCCAATTGCCACAACCTGAATGTCGGCGATACCGTGACATTACGGATGATCTATACACCCACCGGAAAAACGGTCTGGCAGCAGAATGTAGTCGTCACAGGGAGCAACTAA
- a CDS encoding type IV pilin N-terminal domain-containing protein, whose translation MNYSRESAVSPVVGVMLMLIVVIIIAAVVSGFAGGLMKGTQSAPQLVMDVKIANNGYYPTSYFKAEVTSVSAPIKTSDLKIVTSWSNTGNMSGETIRDGSVVTPGVTNFNVTYITESGQTSLLSIPSWQMVCPQGDGPGVGYNGTETSNGLPYEGTGATNQSDIGTKPGITNYSWFGNYYLQAGTVMFAQPFGAKYDGTAFTEGYGVGQQWLYTYGTSSDAVFTTDSTDEMQAVLGKKWNLLRPGDIVNVKVIHIPSGKTIWQEDIPVEGSVI comes from the coding sequence ATGAACTATTCACGTGAGTCGGCAGTTTCACCGGTGGTCGGCGTGATGCTGATGCTGATTGTAGTGATCATTATCGCAGCAGTTGTCAGCGGGTTTGCCGGAGGACTCATGAAGGGAACACAATCTGCACCCCAGTTGGTCATGGATGTCAAGATTGCAAATAACGGGTATTATCCTACAAGTTACTTTAAGGCCGAAGTTACATCCGTTAGCGCACCCATAAAAACGAGTGACCTGAAAATTGTAACCTCGTGGAGTAACACAGGGAATATGAGCGGGGAAACTATCAGAGACGGCAGCGTCGTAACGCCCGGAGTCACCAATTTCAATGTCACCTATATCACGGAATCCGGGCAGACTTCTCTCCTGTCAATTCCCTCCTGGCAAATGGTCTGTCCTCAGGGAGATGGTCCGGGCGTTGGATATAACGGAACGGAAACATCAAACGGTTTGCCCTATGAGGGAACCGGTGCAACCAATCAGTCTGATATCGGGACAAAGCCCGGGATAACCAATTACTCCTGGTTTGGTAACTACTACCTCCAGGCAGGCACGGTCATGTTTGCCCAACCATTCGGTGCAAAATATGACGGCACAGCCTTTACTGAGGGATATGGTGTAGGACAGCAATGGCTATACACGTACGGTACGTCGAGCGATGCCGTTTTCACCACAGATAGTACAGATGAGATGCAGGCCGTCCTCGGGAAGAAATGGAATCTTCTGCGGCCGGGGGATATTGTCAACGTTAAAGTGATCCACATTCCCTCAGGTAAAACAATCTGGCAGGAGGATATTCCTGTGGAGGGGTCGGTAATATGA
- a CDS encoding type IV pilin N-terminal domain-containing protein: MLMLVVVIIIAAIVSGFAGGLVNSNSKVPQATITGTFSQSAGLLTMYHAGGDELSTQNIFVVIRAKDEENGGYQGTMSRTSVNKSLTCNTAGKCWMLPTGIVTLPVWRPGEIMYYNGTSFSTTDIGKSFTLEIDSTDGKMLSKSDVKIGP, from the coding sequence ATGCTCATGCTTGTCGTTGTGATCATCATCGCTGCTATTGTCAGCGGTTTTGCCGGGGGACTTGTCAACTCCAACAGCAAAGTGCCCCAGGCAACGATCACGGGAACCTTCAGCCAGTCGGCAGGCCTTCTGACAATGTATCATGCCGGTGGCGATGAACTGTCAACCCAAAACATTTTCGTAGTTATCCGCGCCAAAGACGAGGAGAACGGTGGATATCAAGGAACCATGTCGAGAACCAGTGTCAACAAATCCCTGACCTGCAATACTGCAGGAAAGTGCTGGATGCTACCCACCGGTATCGTAACGTTGCCGGTCTGGAGACCCGGCGAGATCATGTATTACAATGGTACATCGTTTAGTACGACGGATATCGGGAAATCGTTTACCCTTGAAATTGATTCCACCGATGGCAAAATGCTGTCAAAAAGCGATGTGAAGATAGGACCATAA